GTTCTCCATGAGCTCCTGGTAGAAGAGGACATCCTCGTAGTACCGCTCAGCCAGCATCTCCGCGTCCTTCTTGGCGCTCTCAAGCTCCTCCTCCTTTCTCCTGAGCTTCTCCTCGTAGACGGCTATGAGCTCCCTGGGAGTCCCCTCACCCTCCGGAATCTCAAGCCTCTCAAGGGAGTACTTGGCCAGAATCGGGTTGGCCCTGTCGTAATCGGCCTTGAGGAAGACGAAAACCGCCAGAACCTTGTCCTTCAGTTCCCTTGAAACTATGACCGCCCTGTTCTCCGTGGCTTTGGTAACCTCCTCAACGAGGGGCTTAAACCGGTTTCTGTCAACGGTTCCGACGACGATTTCCAGCATTTGGGTTGATCTGAGGTATGACACATCAAGGTTGAGAGCCGAAAGAAGCTCCAGTATCGCTATGTCGCCCTTTATCCTCTCGATTTCAGTCTGGGTGGTGGTTATCTTGCCCTCAACTGCCTTTATCTCGGGCTCAACTTGAGCAAGGAACGCTTCAACGTCCTTTATGAGCCTCTCGATTCCCTCGTACCTGTACTTCTTCCTTGCCCGCTCCTTCGGGAAGATGAACTCCCTGAGGCCACCCCCGGTGGACTTTCTGTAGGCCTTAAGGAAATCTGCAAGCCTTGAGATGGTTATGCTGTACGAAGCGGCCTTCCTGTGGTACTCGTTGGGAGAATCACTCTGGGCAACTTCGACGTTGAGCTCCCGTATCTCCACAATACCGTTCTCGTGGAGGTACGTTAGGAGGCTGTCCTTGTATCTGTTAAGCGTGATGACCTCTATCCTGACCATCTCTTCAGGCTTGAACATTTCAGCCCCCTCTCACGAGCGCTATTCCAGCGGAGATGGCCTTCTCAAAGTTGTTGGTGGCTCTGACCTTGAGCTCTTCGATTTCAGAATCTCCCGCCTCCAGTATCTTCTTCGCCTCTTCCTCCCCTTCGAGACGTGCTTTTTCAATGAGGGATTCGGCGTTCCTTTCGGCCTCCTGCACTATGTTCTTTTCCAGAAGCTTGGCCTCTTCACGGGCCTTGAGGACTATCCGCTTGGCTTCCTCCTTGGCCCTCTCGATCCTCTCTTCCGCCTGTTTCTCTGCATCAACAATCTGCTTGATGACGTCCTCCATGATTAGCCCCCCAATGACACCGAAAACAGGTGATCCTCACGCCACCTTTGGCTTCCCTAATCGGTTTAAATAGTTTTTGGCCTATGGGCCGAGGATTTGACGGGGAAAGAACAAAAATGGACATGAAAGTTGAAAAAAATGTCATATTAACTTTCATTGTTGGGTTTCTTCTTCTCCAAAAGCCTCTTCACGTCGTCGAGGACACTGTTCTTGGCGAAGATTATGACCTGTCCCCTGTCCGGAAGCTTTGTATCGCCAGAGGGAATTATCAGGTTGCCCTTCTCATCGTAAACAGCCACCATGAGTGCGTCCCTCGGCAGCTTCAGCTCCTTGACCAGCCTGCCCGCTATCTCGCTGTCTCCGTTGATGGTAAAGCGAACTATTTCAGCGCCCTCCTTTGGGAACAAAACGCGATCGAAGCCCGGCGTGACTATGTTCCTGCTGATGTATTCAGCGGCTATCTCCTCCGGCGATATCACGAAGTCGAAGTAGCGCTTCAGGTCGGTGACCTCCTCAAAGATGCGCCTGTTCTGGGGATTGCTTATCCTGAGCGACGTCTTGATCTTCGGGTTGAGGTGCTTGGCCAGTATACATGCCAGCAGGTTGGCATCGTCCTTGCCCGTCAAGGCTGCAAAGGCATCCGCCTGCTTTATGTTGGCCTCCTCCAGCGTTTTGGGGTCAGTGGCGTCGCCTTCAATGACCAAACCATTGATGAGGAGGGAGAGCTCCTTGGCGCGCTCCTTGTTCATCTCTATTATCGTTACGTCGTGCCCCTCCTCCTCAAGCATCTTTGCCACGAGGAAGCCGACCCTGCCAGCACCCATTATCACGACGAACATCAGTCCTCACCGAGGAGGTATTTGGCTATCTCCGCATAGGCAGGCCTGGTTATCAGGATTCCGATGAGCACTCCGAGTATCGTCGTGAAGGCAAAACCCTTGAGCGTTCCGACGAAGTAAACCAGCAGGAAGCTCATGGCAGCTATAGTGGTCGCTGCTGACGCGAAGATGACGAAGAACGCCCTGCCCATCCTCTTGAGCATGCTTGAGCGTCTGCTTATCCTCGTGGTCTTCTCCCCACCGAGTAGCTCATCGGTTATGACTATCTGCTGGTCGACACCAGTACCTATGGCCGCAATGATACCAGCGATACTGGGCAGGTCAAGGTTCCACCTGATGAGCGCCGCGAAGCCCAGGATGATTATCGCCTCGAAGAGGCTGGTCGAGGCAACGGGTATGGCTATCCTCCACTTCCTGTAGTGGAAGTAGACGATGAGCAGGACGGTTATGAGTGCACCAATGCCCGCGTAGAGAGCCTGCGTCCTGAAGCCCTCGCCGAGCCTCGGGGATATGAACTCCATACCAACGACGTTGAGCTTGACCGGAAGCGACCCGCTCTTAAGGACGGTGTAGATGGTGCTCGCCTCCTGCTCGGCCGTAAGCCTGTCCGGAGCGCTTCCAGTTATCTGAACATCCTGCTGGGGTTCTCCTACGGTAAGACCCTCGCCAAGGGAATACGGGCCGTAAAGGCCAAGAACCCTGACTATAAGCGCGTGGTCACTCTCCCCCTGGGCCCTCGGGACGTACCTTACCGTGATGTTCATTGCCTCAAGCTGGGTCTGAAGCTCCCCCGGGACGTCAACGAGGACTATCCTGCCCTTGCCCTGAGCGAGCTTGACTATCTCGTCGGCGCTCTGGTTGGCGTAGGCGACGACGCTTATGTTAAAGGCCTTGGTAATCCTCTCAAGGAGCGTCGGTGCCTCCGGGGCGTTGGCGTTGAACTCCGAGCTGTTCATCGTCTTGTAAACGCTCTCGGGGACAATCATCAGAGAGTTGACCGGCGGGTCAAGGAACATGTCAACCGGCCAGCCGGCCTTACCCTTGGCAAGCTCAGCAAACTTTTCGGCTGCGCTCTTGGAGATTCTGAAGGGAACGCTCCAGCTGTTGTCGGGGTTTATTTTATAGATACCCACATACTCAACGTCGTTTCCCGTTCCAAATACAGTCCCCGCGAACTCCATGTAGAAGACACCCTGACTCTCGATGACGCTCTTTATCTGATTCGCCTCCTCCGGAGAGGTAACGTTGGCGACTTTAATCAGCACTATCTGGTCTCCCTGGGCCTCAACGGTTATGTCTCTAAGGCCGAGGGTGTTCAGCCTCTTCTGAAGGGAGTCAGTTACGAGCTGCATGGTCTTGGTGTCAACGGGGTGTTCGGTCTGAGCAACGAGTGCGACACCGCCGCTTATGTCGATACCAAACGTGAGAGGCCTAACCGCAAGGGTCACTATCGAGCCTATGAGAAACAGAGTGAGCAGGATTATCCTCCAGTTTAGGAGAAGCTTTTTGGTTCTTCTCTTCATGCCTTACCACCCCTGACAGCTTCCCTGGTAAGGTACCACTTGAGCACGCCCGCGTTGAGAACCCACGTGTTCATGAAGTCCGCGAGCAGACCGAAGATTAGGACTATGGCGATGTTGTCTATGGTCTGGGAGGTCGAGATTATCCAGAGAATCAGCAGGGCACCCAGGGTCGTGGTGCTCATGGTGAAGCCCGTCGAGACGGCCGAGAGGTAGGCCTTGTCTATGGAGTCCTCCTTTCTCTTGAGGAGTTTAGTCGTCAGGAGGATGTTGCTGTCAACGGTGTAACCTATGAGCATGAGCAGCGCCGCTATAGTGGCGGTGGTGAGCTCTATCCCGAAGATGCCCATCAGGGCAACTGCTATCGTCATGTCCGAGAGTGCGGAGAATATTATCGTGAGCGACGGCACGAGGTTCCTGAAAAACAGAAAGACCACGACTGCCATAGCAAGGAACGCAAATGCCAGCGCCCTTATTCCCTGCTGCTGAGCTATCTCTCCAAAGGTTGGCTGCACCTCGCTGTGGGTATATTCAGCACCAGGATACTTCTCCTTCATGGCATCGATTATTCTGAGCGGGTCGGTGCCTATAGGCGCATAAACCCTGACACCGCTGGTCTCGACACCGGTGAAGCTCTCGACCCTGACGTCCACACCGATTTTATCGCTTATGTACTTGGCCAGTTCATCCGGGTTTGCATTAACTCCGTAGGCGGTAACCACAACACCGCCCCTGAGGTCTATCCCCAGCGTCGGAAAGTTGACCGCGAGGAGTATTAAGGCTATCACGAAGACCACAAGCGGATACATTATCATTTTTCTGTATTCCATCCTTGCGAGGAAGCTCAGCTTTTCCTGTTTCTTCGCCCTCACGGCATCTCCCGCCGTGGGCTTTGCCTTTGATTTAGGCTTCGACATACCTTCACCCCTTCGTGAGTTTTAGTAAACTTGTCGTTAGTTGGAGGTATGAGTTTTAAAATTAGTGGTTCACGCCTAAAAAAGGCCATCGGTGAGCATGATTAAACTGGGCGCAGAGGGGACTTAACCCATGAAAGAGCCTTCAAATCGGAATTGCAGGGAATCCTCCATGAGCTTTCGGAAAATTTCAATAACGAGCTAGATATAACTGTTCAATAAATTCCAGTCCAGTTCAGAGCAGTTCAACGCCAAAACGGCCCGTTCACAGCTCTCCGCTTCAGGGCTTAACTTTAAAAAGGGTTCGTAATAGGAGCAACAAGAGGTGAGAGCCATGGCTGAGATAGAGACGATCGGGTTCCATTACGTTGTTGAGGCAGCAGGTTGTGATCCCGAAATCCTCGGTAACGCTGACAAGATAAGACAGATATTCCTGGAAGCAGCCAAGGTCGGTAAAATGGAGGTCAAGGCAAGCTATTTCTTCAAGTTCTCCCCCACCGGTGTCAGCGGGATGGTCATCGTCGCAGAAAGCCACATCTCAATACACACCTGGCCCGAGAAGGGCTACGCGGCTTTGGACGTTTACACCTGCGGAACCACCGCCGACCCTGAGAAGGCAGTTGACTACATCCTCGACAAGCTCCGCGCCCAGTACGCCCACGTTTCCGAGATAAAGCGTGGAATAGAGGAGGAAGACGAGACCTTTACCCACATGATACTCACGTGGGAGGAGAAGCTCGAGAGGAAGAACAGCGAAAAAGACTGAGGTTAGTTTTCCTTTATACTTCCTTTGCCGGCTAGCGTTTTCTCCTTATAAACTCCCCCACGTCGGTAACGTTGAGGATGAACTTCCTTCTGCTCTCCGGGTTTATCCTGCCGATGCCGAGGATAACACCGTTCTCGTCGTAGACCACCAGTTTCTTCGTTCCCTGCCAGACGTATCTTCTCACGCCGCTTCTCGGCACGTCCTTTCCGGTGGTGAAGAGAAAGCCCGCCTTTGGGGTCAAGACGGCATAGTTCTTCTCAACCTTCACAAAGTAGAAGAACTCCACGTTGGGATAGAACTTCTCAACAAGGTTTTTGTCCACCTTTATCGTGCCGACGAAGGTTCCGTAGGCGTAGGGCTTAACCTTCATTCGTTCGATCTCTCGCCACAGACTTTCGTTCACGGCGTAAACATCGCGGAACCTCCCCTCCACCACGGCAAAGAAGTGATGCTTTAGCTCACCATACTTCTCGGCCTCGCGGAGGATCAAATCGTACTCCCATGCGGAGGCACGTCTATATCTCAGCTCGCCCTCCATGAACCCACCGGTTGGGAGTCTCAGGCATGCCTTAAAAGGCTTGGCTCAGCTCGAGTCCGAGAGATTGACAGGCACCCCACCAACCCCACGACAACCGTGGCGTTTTCTGGCCCCCCTTTCATGCTGGCGTGGACGTAGTAATCCACCGCAACCCACTCGGCAATAAGGGTGCTTATCAGGGCGGAGACGCCGAGGAGGGCCATTACCGCGGCCGCTGCCGCCTCAGGAATTCTCTCCCCCGCCAGCCAGAGGGCTATGATTCCGCAGAGGGAGGTGGCGAACCATATGCCAAAGGCAACGAACAGCAGGGGCGTCTCAGCACTTGAGATGGATTCCACGATGACCCAGACCGAGCCGAGCATTCCAAAGGCGAAGTAAACCGTCCCGAAGAGCCTGCCCGTTTCAAGCCTGGGCGAAACCCCCAGATAGTAGAGGGACAGCAACGCTGTTAAAAAGTACCCGAGGATGAAAAGCTTAAGACTCCACGCCAGCTCAAGGTAGAAGAACTCGGGAAGCACTTTGGAGAACATTATGGCCGGGATTCCGTAGAACACCAGGCCGAGCACCGCCTGTACCAGGAAAGAGGCAAGGAGCAGCGTGGTCTTCCAGTCCCCCATGTTCGAATATAGTCAAAGGGGATATATCTACCTTTCGAGCTCATCAATGAGCCTCGCGAGGCCATCCATGTCGGTTTTCTCGAACTCCCTCTCAAATTCGAGGCCGAGCCGGGCAATCTCCTCCGGAGTTATAAGCGTTTCAGGGTTTTCAGCGTTTATCCCCGGGCAGGATGCATCGTAATAGAGCCAGAGACTCTGGCCCTTGTACCGAAGCGGTTTTTCTCCCTCGACCCCGAGGGGCTTTCGCGAAACCATGAAGGGATAAATCCTGCAGATTACCGGGTTGACCTCATGAATCCGGCATTTTCCGGTCTCAGGGTCGTGGAAGATACACCCCAGATCCCACTCCCTCACCGCTAAAACGAAGCGGATTTTATCCCCCTCTATGGAGAACGTCACGAACTCCTGGGGGTCGTGGCCGGCTCTCGCTATTCTCTCTATGTCCTTCAGGGTCAGATAGACATGCCTCCCGCGGCAACAGTCGAGGCAGTAGAGGCACCTGAAGGGCACAGGTTCGGTGAAAGGCCTCGGTTCGAACCTCATATGTCCCAGTCGCACCGGGAAGTTAAAAATGCATCGGGCACCTATGCCTGACCCTCTGTTAACAGAACAGACTGCCATAATCTGGCAAGACCAATGAAAAAAGAGACTGAAGCAGGGTTTAACCCCCTCAGCTTTTTCCGTAGGCGACCTTGAAAGCTCCCCAGTCGGTTTTCTCGCCGTAGGTCACGGTGAAGTTGACAAGCTCGTACTTCTCGGGGTTCCCATCGGGTTTGTAGAAGATCAGGTGATAACCGGGCTCCACATACCAGTAGAAAGCAGAGGTCACCACGAAGAAGTACTTGGAGATCGCCAGCTTCCTCACGCACTTCTCGCTCACGATGAACTTCTGCCCGTCCCAGAAGGCAACGTCCGCACACCAGCCGGGCGTTTGGATCTCAAGGAGAACCGTGTTTCCGTAGTCCTCGCTGCCCTTCAGTATCAGGTGATTCTGCATATCAATCGCGTTCTCCCACGTGTAGTTGCCGAGTGTTATGTTTTCGAGGAGGAGTATCTGTCCCTTCGGAGCGGCAACGCCGTAGGGCACAACCTTGTGGGTGAGGAGGGGATAGTAAACTATCCTGAAGATGAGAATCCCAAAAACAAGGACTATAAAGAGAACTTTGAGCCGAAACGCCGTTTCGTAGGATATCCTCATGGAACCACCTCATGACTTCCCAAGGGACACCTTGAATGCCCCCCAGTCCGTTTCCCCGCCGTAGGTCACTGTGAAGTTGACAAGCTCGTAGTTCTGGACGGGGCTCTCTTTGTGGAAAACTATCACGTAGCCCGTCTCAAGGTACCAGTAGAGTATCTCCTTTGCCTCGTGGGTGGGAATCCTCTTGAAAGCGTACTGACTCAGCTGGACCTCTCTGACGCAGTCGTACTTCTGCTGCCAGCCCTTCGACGAGCCGCCCCACGTCCACAGGTCAACGCACCATCCTGGAGTCTGGACTTCCAGGGTGAGCGTGTCCCCCAAGTTGTCGTTGCCCTTGAGCACAAGCAGGTTGTTCTGGGAGGTTGCCGGAACAGCATTGGTGTAGTTCACGGAACCGAGGGTAAAGTTCTGGGCGAGAACGATCTGCCCCTTGGGCGCCGCCACCCCCCACGGGTTGGTCTGATGGCTCAGCAGGGGGTAATACACTATCATGAATATGGCGATTCCAAAAATGAGCGCCAATATGAGAACCTTGGCCCGGAAACTCGTTTCGTACGAGACCTGGTGCTTTTTCACCACTCCGGCTCACCTCAGTCTATACTTGTTCACCGGTGCTTAAAAGTTTTACTGATGAGAAAAGGTTTTTTCAACCAATAGGGAGAGCTAGAAAACCAAAGCAGGGAGAGAATAAAACACTATTCAGGTGTTTAAGTGCCCGTCGAAGTGCCCGCGAATTTCGAAGTCAGCGTAGCTCCTATCGAGCCTCTTGGCGACATAGGGCCCGTTCTTCCGGTAGCCGAACTTCCGGTAGTAGTTCCTGACTCCCACGCCGCTGATGACGAGCATCTTCTTAACCTCGAACTCCTCGCGAGCTATCCTCTCGGCCTCAGCCAAAAGCTCCCTTCCGTATCCCCGGTGCTGCCACTCGTACCTCGGCTTCCCGCCTATCGGCACGAGCGGACCGTAAACGTGGAGCTCCCTGACTATGGCTGAGGGACAGCAGTTTATCTCCTTCCTGTGGGCCCTTTCGCTCGGAATTCTCAGCCTGAGGAAGCCTATCAAGATGTCGTTCTTAACGTCCTCGAAGCTGAGGAATATCTCTTTACCTCCAGCCGCTTCATAGTCCTCACGGAGGAGCTTGATGTGCTCGATTTCGGGCTGAACCCCGAACTTTTCCATCATGTGGCCAACTTCCCTAAACCTAATCTCCCTCGGCCTTATGCCCCTCTCCACGAGCTCGTTGAAGACGAGCTGGCCCAGATTGGAGTGCTTGACCCCATCAACGATGAGCTGAACGGGTATATCGCGCTGGATCCTCATCACGCGAACCCACTTGGGGAAGAGCTTGTAGGCCTCGACGAGAAGCTCAACGGCCTCCTCCGTGCGGTAGGGGCGGTACTTACCCTCCTTCCACTGGCGGTAGAGCGGTGCATCTGCCGTAACGAGCGTGGGATATATCTTCAGCATGTCGGGCCTGAAGCGAGAGTCTTCAAAAATCGCCCTGAAGGTGTACAAATCCCTCTCGAAGTTGCTTCCCGGAAGGCCCGGCATTATGTGGTAGTTGATTTTAAGGCCAGCGTCGCGGAGGAGCTGGGTTGCTCTGACTATCTCCTCAACGCCGTGCCCGCGCTTGGTTCTCTCGTGGATGAAGTTGAATATCGTCTGAACACCGAGCTCGACCCTCGTGGTTCCGAGCTTCAGCATTCTGTCTATGTGCCTCTCGAAGGCCCAGTCGGGGCGCGTTTCGATGGTCAGGCCAACCATTCTGACCTTAGCCCTTTCGTTCTTCCTCTGCTCGTCTTCGAGGTAGTAGTAGGGCTTTGCGTGCGTTTTCTCCCATGCCCCCTTAAACTTCGGGTCCTCGTCAAAGACGGACTCGTCTTTGTGGACTATCAGCCTGACGAGCTTCTCCTCAAGGTTTTCCACATCCTTAAAGTGCGGGAAGTCGTTCATGGCCTTGAAGGCACACTTGACGAACCACTCCTGGTAGTCCAGGTCAACCGCTGGAAAAGTTCCACCTTGGATTATGACCTCGACCTTGTCCACGTCGTGTCCTATATCGGTGAGCTGCTTAAGGCGACGCATCATGATGATGTAGGGATGGTAGGCGCTCTGAACGGCCCTCAGGGCGGAGGGTTCCTTTCCGGTGTAGCTCTGCGGCGAGCCGACGCTTGGCCCCCCTGGACAGTAGATGCACCTGCCGTGAGGGCAGGGAAATGGCCTGGTCATCATGGCAACTACCGCAACGCCGCTTATCGTCCTCGTCGGCTTTCTTTTCAGCAAGTCCCTGAACTCTTCCCTTCTCTCCTCCGGGATGGCCCTGAGGATGTCTGAGTTACCGGGAATCTTTGAAAGGTGATACTTCCTGGATACGGCTATCTTGTACCTGTTGAGCTCCTCACGGCTCTTTATCTCACCGTTCATGACGGCCCTCGCGAGCTCTTCAACAGCCTTCCGGAACTTCTCACTCATCCCGACACCTCTCGGCTGGAGTTGAGGCTCGGTTTTAAAAGGGTTTGCCGGACATATTCAGTTAGTGAATAATTCACCAAGTGAATACGGGGTGGGAGAATGAACCGCGACGAGCTCGTTGCTTTCCTCGATGAATATCTTCAGATTTCAGCTTATCCAGACAAGTCGAGCAACGGCCTCCAGGTTGAGGGAAAGGCGGAGGTCGAGAGAATAGCGTTTGCCGTCGATACAACGCTAAGAACAATCGGGAGGGCCGCGAAG
This window of the Thermococcus thermotolerans genome carries:
- a CDS encoding V-type ATP synthase subunit H, which encodes MEDVIKQIVDAEKQAEERIERAKEEAKRIVLKAREEAKLLEKNIVQEAERNAESLIEKARLEGEEEAKKILEAGDSEIEELKVRATNNFEKAISAGIALVRGG
- a CDS encoding potassium channel family protein; this encodes MFVVIMGAGRVGFLVAKMLEEEGHDVTIIEMNKERAKELSLLINGLVIEGDATDPKTLEEANIKQADAFAALTGKDDANLLACILAKHLNPKIKTSLRISNPQNRRIFEEVTDLKRYFDFVISPEEIAAEYISRNIVTPGFDRVLFPKEGAEIVRFTINGDSEIAGRLVKELKLPRDALMVAVYDEKGNLIIPSGDTKLPDRGQVIIFAKNSVLDDVKRLLEKKKPNNES
- a CDS encoding preprotein translocase subunit SecD: MKRRTKKLLLNWRIILLTLFLIGSIVTLAVRPLTFGIDISGGVALVAQTEHPVDTKTMQLVTDSLQKRLNTLGLRDITVEAQGDQIVLIKVANVTSPEEANQIKSVIESQGVFYMEFAGTVFGTGNDVEYVGIYKINPDNSWSVPFRISKSAAEKFAELAKGKAGWPVDMFLDPPVNSLMIVPESVYKTMNSSEFNANAPEAPTLLERITKAFNISVVAYANQSADEIVKLAQGKGRIVLVDVPGELQTQLEAMNITVRYVPRAQGESDHALIVRVLGLYGPYSLGEGLTVGEPQQDVQITGSAPDRLTAEQEASTIYTVLKSGSLPVKLNVVGMEFISPRLGEGFRTQALYAGIGALITVLLIVYFHYRKWRIAIPVASTSLFEAIIILGFAALIRWNLDLPSIAGIIAAIGTGVDQQIVITDELLGGEKTTRISRRSSMLKRMGRAFFVIFASAATTIAAMSFLLVYFVGTLKGFAFTTILGVLIGILITRPAYAEIAKYLLGED
- a CDS encoding protein translocase subunit SecF; the encoded protein is MSKPKSKAKPTAGDAVRAKKQEKLSFLARMEYRKMIMYPLVVFVIALILLAVNFPTLGIDLRGGVVVTAYGVNANPDELAKYISDKIGVDVRVESFTGVETSGVRVYAPIGTDPLRIIDAMKEKYPGAEYTHSEVQPTFGEIAQQQGIRALAFAFLAMAVVVFLFFRNLVPSLTIIFSALSDMTIAVALMGIFGIELTTATIAALLMLIGYTVDSNILLTTKLLKRKEDSIDKAYLSAVSTGFTMSTTTLGALLILWIISTSQTIDNIAIVLIFGLLADFMNTWVLNAGVLKWYLTREAVRGGKA
- the speD gene encoding adenosylmethionine decarboxylase translates to MAEIETIGFHYVVEAAGCDPEILGNADKIRQIFLEAAKVGKMEVKASYFFKFSPTGVSGMVIVAESHISIHTWPEKGYAALDVYTCGTTADPEKAVDYILDKLRAQYAHVSEIKRGIEEEDETFTHMILTWEEKLERKNSEKD
- a CDS encoding PUA domain-containing protein, encoding MEGELRYRRASAWEYDLILREAEKYGELKHHFFAVVEGRFRDVYAVNESLWREIERMKVKPYAYGTFVGTIKVDKNLVEKFYPNVEFFYFVKVEKNYAVLTPKAGFLFTTGKDVPRSGVRRYVWQGTKKLVVYDENGVILGIGRINPESRRKFILNVTDVGEFIRRKR
- a CDS encoding YkgJ family cysteine cluster protein, giving the protein MRFEPRPFTEPVPFRCLYCLDCCRGRHVYLTLKDIERIARAGHDPQEFVTFSIEGDKIRFVLAVREWDLGCIFHDPETGKCRIHEVNPVICRIYPFMVSRKPLGVEGEKPLRYKGQSLWLYYDASCPGINAENPETLITPEEIARLGLEFEREFEKTDMDGLARLIDELER
- a CDS encoding tRNA uridine(34) 5-carboxymethylaminomethyl modification radical SAM/GNAT enzyme Elp3, which produces MSEKFRKAVEELARAVMNGEIKSREELNRYKIAVSRKYHLSKIPGNSDILRAIPEERREEFRDLLKRKPTRTISGVAVVAMMTRPFPCPHGRCIYCPGGPSVGSPQSYTGKEPSALRAVQSAYHPYIIMMRRLKQLTDIGHDVDKVEVIIQGGTFPAVDLDYQEWFVKCAFKAMNDFPHFKDVENLEEKLVRLIVHKDESVFDEDPKFKGAWEKTHAKPYYYLEDEQRKNERAKVRMVGLTIETRPDWAFERHIDRMLKLGTTRVELGVQTIFNFIHERTKRGHGVEEIVRATQLLRDAGLKINYHIMPGLPGSNFERDLYTFRAIFEDSRFRPDMLKIYPTLVTADAPLYRQWKEGKYRPYRTEEAVELLVEAYKLFPKWVRVMRIQRDIPVQLIVDGVKHSNLGQLVFNELVERGIRPREIRFREVGHMMEKFGVQPEIEHIKLLREDYEAAGGKEIFLSFEDVKNDILIGFLRLRIPSERAHRKEINCCPSAIVRELHVYGPLVPIGGKPRYEWQHRGYGRELLAEAERIAREEFEVKKMLVISGVGVRNYYRKFGYRKNGPYVAKRLDRSYADFEIRGHFDGHLNT